The Nitrospirota bacterium genome contains a region encoding:
- the rpiB gene encoding ribose 5-phosphate isomerase B gives MKIAIGSDHGGFHLKQEIIAFLKKNRHTVTDLGAHNDRPSDYPDYASAVAEQLIRGKAVRGIIVCGSGVGACIAANKVPGIRASVCHDTFSAHQGVEDDAMNVLCLGARIIGANLAEEVIAAFLAATFSNAERHRKRVEKVAALEKAFHVK, from the coding sequence ATGAAAATAGCAATCGGTTCAGACCACGGCGGTTTTCATCTGAAGCAGGAGATCATCGCATTTCTGAAAAAGAACCGCCATACGGTCACTGATCTAGGCGCCCATAATGACAGGCCCTCAGATTATCCTGATTATGCGTCGGCTGTTGCAGAGCAGCTCATCAGGGGAAAAGCAGTCCGCGGTATCATTGTCTGCGGAAGCGGCGTAGGGGCCTGCATCGCGGCAAACAAGGTCCCCGGTATCAGGGCATCGGTATGTCATGATACATTTTCCGCGCACCAGGGAGTTGAAGATGATGCTATGAACGTACTATGCCTCGGCGCAAGAATTATAGGTGCTAATCTCGCAGAAGAGGTTATAGCGGCATTTCTTGCAGCAACGTTTTCAAATGCTGAACGCCACAGGAAAAGAGTGGAAAAGGTAGCAGCATTGGAGAAGGCCTTTCATGTGAAGTGA